Proteins from one Desulfonema limicola genomic window:
- a CDS encoding group II intron maturase-specific domain-containing protein: MENKLEAAFPWQDKIHLIRFADDFIITGNNKEILENKVTPIVKQHYGERGLELSEEKTHIAHIEKGFDFLGQNIRKYNGKLLIKPSDKNVRNLLQKVKGIIKNSPCKNPIHLIWEINPIIRGWANFHCHVVSKAIFGQVDFEITKTLWKWAKRRHPRLPVNQVKQKYFYQTERGRDWCFFGKKGNKKAALTKAMDVKIKRHVKIKGWANPYDPEWEMYFEGRLDTDC, translated from the coding sequence TTGGAAAACAAGCTTGAAGCAGCCTTTCCCTGGCAGGACAAAATACATCTGATTAGATTTGCAGACGACTTTATCATCACCGGTAACAATAAAGAAATACTGGAAAATAAAGTAACTCCAATAGTAAAACAACACTATGGAGAAAGAGGACTGGAACTCTCTGAGGAAAAGACTCATATAGCGCATATCGAAAAAGGATTTGACTTTCTTGGCCAGAATATCCGAAAGTATAACGGCAAACTCTTAATAAAGCCCTCAGATAAAAATGTAAGAAATCTTTTACAGAAAGTAAAAGGGATTATTAAAAACAGTCCGTGCAAAAACCCCATTCATTTGATATGGGAAATAAATCCAATAATCAGGGGATGGGCAAATTTTCATTGTCATGTGGTCAGTAAAGCTATATTTGGACAGGTTGATTTTGAAATAACCAAAACTCTTTGGAAATGGGCTAAACGCAGACATCCCAGGCTGCCTGTAAATCAGGTTAAACAAAAGTATTTTTACCAGACTGAAAGAGGAAGAGACTGGTGCTTCTTTGGTAAGAAAGGTAATAAAAAGGCTGCTTTAACAAAAGCTATGGATGTTAAAATTAAACGTCATGTAAAAATCAAAGGGTGGGCTAATCCCTATGACCCTGAATGGGAGATGTATTTTGAAGGCCGTCTGGACACAGACTGCTGA